The sequence ATTAATGATCCGCTGAAAATGCCAGGGGTCTTTAGCAAAGGTCATTTCACCCGCTGCCGGTTTATAAAAATCATACAGACGTGATACCCAGAAACGTAGCGCCGCAGCACGCAGCAGCACTGGCCAGGCCGCAATTTCATTAGCTTGTAAAACACGAACACCCTGATAGCCTTGCAGCAGAGCCTTGGCCCGATCTGCATTAACATCGCCCGATTCGCTGGCACACCAGTCATTCAAGGTAATCGCCAGGTCATACAGAAAAACATCATTACAGGCATAGTAAAAATCAATAAAGCCACCAACATGATCGCCATTAAGCAGGACATTGTCGCGAAATAAATCCGCATGAATCACGCCCCTGGGCAAATCATCAAAACACTGCTCAGCCTGCAAAGCCAGCTCGGCCCGCAACTGCTCGGCATCAGCTGCGCTCATCAACTCAAATAAACAAGGAGCAGTTGCATTCCACCAATCTGCCCCGCGCGGGTTTTTCATTTCCCCGCGATAACTGCACGCTGCCAGATGCATTTGTGCCAGCATTTCCCCGACTTCAAAGCATTGTGCGGCACTTGGCTTATCCACCACCGTACCGGGCACACACTGCACAAGTAATGTAGGGCGGCCATTAAGCTCATCAACATACTCATCAGCCAAATTTGCAACAGGCGCAGCCACGGCAATGCCATGGTTGGCCAGATGAGCCATCAAATTGACATAGAAAGGCAACTCATCTGCAGTCAGATTTTCAAACAGTGTCAGCACATAGCGGCCGTGAGAGGTCGTCACAAAATAATTAGTATTGGTAATCCCAGCCGCAATACCTTTAAGTTCCAACAAGCTGCCAATGGAGTAACGCTTCAGGAAGGGACCGAGGTCTTCCGCTGTCACGGTAGTAAAAACTGACATAGATTCGACTCAAAATTCAAAAATAACCCAACGTGGCACAGA comes from Iodobacter ciconiae and encodes:
- a CDS encoding homoserine kinase, producing MSVFTTVTAEDLGPFLKRYSIGSLLELKGIAAGITNTNYFVTTSHGRYVLTLFENLTADELPFYVNLMAHLANHGIAVAAPVANLADEYVDELNGRPTLLVQCVPGTVVDKPSAAQCFEVGEMLAQMHLAACSYRGEMKNPRGADWWNATAPCLFELMSAADAEQLRAELALQAEQCFDDLPRGVIHADLFRDNVLLNGDHVGGFIDFYYACNDVFLYDLAITLNDWCASESGDVNADRAKALLQGYQGVRVLQANEIAAWPVLLRAAALRFWVSRLYDFYKPAAGEMTFAKDPWHFQRIINAHAERQDFWL